A part of Daphnia pulex isolate KAP4 chromosome 6, ASM2113471v1 genomic DNA contains:
- the LOC124195537 gene encoding exosome complex component RRP42-like, with translation MKFANSYKDPMLQIMNQCGGNPYDAVSLAEKSALYATQIPSIKKATMDGYQHELELSDDPYDTKRLNTENIPCVLTLMKEVVSWWHVANMTLSPLDRLVITNLSTSKLLMNGTQGCLVKSNGARNWTLSEVLFRPTS, from the exons atgaaatttgcaaattCCTACAAAGATCCTATGCTTCAG ATCATGAATCAATGTGGAGGGAACCCTTATGATGCAGTGTCATTGGCTGAGAAATCGGCCCTTTATGCAACACAAATTCCATCTATTAAAAAAGCAACCATGGACGGATATCAACATGAACTGGAGCTCTCAGATGATCCTTATGATACCAAGAGACTAAACACAGAGAACATTCCTTGTGTACTGACTTTGATGAAG GAGGTGGTGTCCTGGTGGCACGTTGCGAACATGACGCTGTCACCGTTGGATCGGCTGGTGATAACCAATTTATCAACATCAAAGCTCTTAATGAATGGGACTCAAGG TTGTCTGGTGAAGTCGAATGGCGCCAGAAACTGGACACTCAGCGAGGTGCTGTTCAGGCCAACGAGCTGA